From Camelina sativa cultivar DH55 chromosome 20, Cs, whole genome shotgun sequence, the proteins below share one genomic window:
- the LOC104770952 gene encoding cryptochrome DASH, chloroplastic/mitochondrial → MAASSLSFSSHLSNPLRRFTFHNLHPISSSSSLFLCSVARMNDHIHRVPALNEEEIDSVAIKTFERYALPSSSVKRNGKGVSILWFRNDLRVLVNDALYKAWSSSETLLPVYCLDPRLFHTTHFFNFPKTGALRGGFLMECLVDLRKNLMKRGLNLLIRSGKPEDIVPSLAKDFGAHTVFAHKETCSEEIDVERLVNQGLKRVGNGAKLELIWGSTMYHKDDLPFDVFDLPDVYTQFRKSVEGNCSIRRSTRVPLSLGLTPSVDNWGDVPTLEQLGIEPQEVTRGMRFVGGESAGVGRVFEYFWKKDLLKVYKDTRNGMLGPDYSTKFSPWLAFGCISPRFIYEEVQRYEKERVANNSTYWVLFELIWRDYFRFLSIKCGNSLFQLGGPRNVQGKWSQDKRLFESWRDGKTGYPLIDANMKELATTGFMSNRGRQIVCSFLVRDMGLDWRMGAEWFETCLLDYDPCSNYGNWTYGAGVGNDPREDRYFSIPKQAQNYDPEGEYVAFWVQQLRRLSKEKRHSPGRLMYMDTIVPLKHGNGPMAGGSRPPGGGFRGSHSGRRSRHNGS, encoded by the exons ATGGCGGCTTCCTCGCTCTCGTTCTCATCTCATCTCTCAAACCCACTTCGCAGATTCACCTTTCACAACCTTCATCccatttcttcctcttcttcactgtTCCTCTGCTCCGTCGCAAGAATGAACGATCATATCCATCGTGTTCCAGCTCTCAACGAGGAAGAGATTGACTCTGTGGCCATAAAGACGTTTGAGAGATACGCATTGCCTTCTTCTTCCGTGAAAAGAAACGGCAAAGGAGTCTCAATTCTCTGGTTTAGAAACGATCTTAGAGTTCTTGTTAATGATGCATTGTACAAAGCTTGGTCTTCCTCTGAGACCCTTTTGCCTGTTTACTGTCTTGATCCTCGTCTCTTTCACACTACTCATTTCTTCAATTTCCCTAAAACCGGAG CTTTAAGAGGTGGTTTTCTTATGGAATGTTTGGTTGATTTGAGAAAGAATCTTATGAAAAGAGGGTTGAATCTTCTTATTCGAAGTGGTAAACCTGAAGATATTGTTCCTTCTCTTGCTAAAGATTTTGGAGCTCATACG gtgtTTGCTCATAAAGAAACGTGTAGTGAGGAGATAGATGTTGAAAGACTTGTGAATCAAGGTTTGAAAAGGGTTGGGAATGGTGCTAAGCTTGAGCTTATTTGGGGAAGCACTATGTATCACAAAGATGATCTTCCATTTGATGTTTTTGATTTGCCTGATGTCTACACTCAGTTTCGTAAG TCGGTAGAAGGCAATTGTAGTATCAGAAGGTCCACTCGCGTTCCACTTTCTCTAGGACTAACACCTTCTGTTGATAACTGGGGAGATGTTCCAACTCTTGAGCAACTTGGAATTGAGCCACAAGAG GTAACCAGAGGAATGAGATTCGTGGGTGGTGAAAGTGCAGGAGTAGGCAGAGTATTTGAGTACTTTTGGAAGAAG GATctattaaaagtatacaaagaCACGAGAAACGGAATGTTAGGACCTGATTATTCGACAAAATTCTCTCCGTGGCTTGCCTTTGGATGTATCTCTCCTCGTTTCATATATGAAGAG GTTCAAAGATATGAAAAGGAAAGAGTAGCAAATAATTCAACATATTG GGTGCTGTTTGAATTAATATGGAGGGACTACTTTAGGTTTCTTTCAATTAAGTGTGGGAACTCCCTCTTCCAACTAG GTGGGCCTAGAAATGTGCAAGGGAAATGGAGTCAAGATAAGAGACTATTTGAGTCTTGGAGAGATGGCAAGACCGG GTATCCTCTTATAGATGCAAACATGAAGGAGTTAGCCACTACAGGTTTCATGTCAAATCGAGGCCGACAGATTGTTTGTTCGTTTCTTGTCCGGGACATGGGATTGGATTGGCGCATGGGTGCAGAATGGTTCGAGACATGTCTATTGGACTATGATCCTTGTTCTAACTACGGAAACTGGACCTATGGAGCAG GAGTTGGAAATGATCCCCGAGAAGACCGCTACTTCAGCATTCCCAAGCAA GCACAGAATTATGATCCAGAAGGAGAATATGTTGCCTTTTGGGTGCAGCAACTGCGTCGGCTTTCGAAAGAGAAGAGACATTCGCCAGGGAGATTGATGTATATGGACACCATTGTGCCATTAAAGCATGGTAATGGTCCAATGGCTGGAGGGTCAAGACCTCCTGGTGGTGGCTTCAGAGGTAGTCATAGTGGAAGACGTTCTAGACACAATGGTTCTTAG
- the LOC104770956 gene encoding flowering-promoting factor 1-like, protein MSGVWVFKNGVIRLVENPNQSGCDTQSRRKVMVYLPTGEVVSSYSTLEQILQSLGWERYFGGGDTDLLQFHKRSSIDLISLPREFTKFNSVYMYDIVVKNPNYFHVRDSH, encoded by the coding sequence aTGTCAGGCGTGTGGGTGTTCAAGAACGGAGTGATAAGACTTGTGGAGAACCCTAACCAGTCAGGATGCGACACACAGAGCCGAAGGAAAGTGATGGTCTATCTACCGACAGGAGAAGTGGTCTCATCCTACTCTACGCTGGAGCAGATCCTCCAGAGTCTTGGATGGGAGAGGTACTTTGGGGGCGGCGACACAGATCTCCTCCAGTTCCACAAACGGTCCTCTATTGATCTCATCTCTCTCCCTAGAGAATTCACCAAGTTCAACTCCGTTTACATGTACGATATCGTCGTCAAGAACCCTAATTACTTCCACGTCCGAGACTCCCATTAA
- the LOC104770955 gene encoding uncharacterized protein LOC104770955 produces the protein MGNMGSSAPDSTVLKSWRDRSPTSSVVKLSQVTAINNKYESPQFESGGYNWRMVLYPKGNEDDNGSGFVSMYVELDKSCLSSSTTSPTEVFAHLSFFVFNKKENKYFSVQDVEAKLFNSSRTVWGVSKVLPLDKFNDPEQGYIVDGECEFGADVLIAPPEEKLDFPKFTWRVRDVSLLKGNDCVSKIFPMKEKNWSLKLYPKGESGEDDDLTMSLHLADGEVLQPGEMVSVRAQLRILDPRGSNHKTTWLNMWVMNKAMGLVQTMSLAELGEAYLDTEDAVNVEMECEVLNSRNNPFFN, from the exons ATGGGTAACATGGGTTCAAGTGCACCAGATTCCACAGTTTTGAAGAGCTGGAGAGATCGTTCTCCTACTTCCTCAGTTGTCAAGCTCTCTCAGGTTACTGCCATCAACAACAAATACGAGTCACCTCAGTTCGAATCCGGTGGATACAACTG GAGAATGGTTCTGTACCCTAAAGGGAACGAAGATGACAACGGAAGTGGGTTTGTGTCGATGTATGTGGAACTTGACAAGAGCTGCCTCTCATCCTCCACAACATCACCCACGGAGGTCTTTgctcatctctctttctttgtctttaacaagaaagagaacaagTACTTCTCTGTTCAAG ATGTTGAAGCAAAGCTGTTCAACTCTTCAAGAACGGTGTGGGGAGTGTCAAAAGTTCTTCCTCTTGACAAGTTCAATGACCCTGAACAAGGCTACATTGTGGATGGAGAATGTGAGTTTGGTGCTGATGTCTTGATTGCTCCACCAGAGGAGAAACTCGATTTTCCCAAATTCACTTGGCGTGTTAGGGATGTCTCGCTGCTGAAAGGGAATGATTGCGTTTCAAAGATCTTTccaatgaaagaaaaaaactg GAGTTTGAAGCTGTACCCAAAGGGAGAGTCTGGTGAAGATGACGATTTGACCATGTCTTTGCATTTAGCTGACGGTGAAGTCTTGCAGCCTGGTGAGATGGTTTCCGTGCGAGCTCAGCTGCGGATTCTCGACCCGCGTGGTTCCAATCACAAAACAACATGGC TTAACATGTGGGTCATGAACAAAGCGATGGGTCTTGTTCAAACCATGTCTTTAGCTGAACTTGGGGAGGCCTACTTGGACACTGAAGATGCTGTGAACGTCGAGATGGAATGTGAAGTCCTTAACAGCAGGAACAACCCCTTCTTTAATTAG
- the LOC104770957 gene encoding E3 ubiquitin-protein ligase RNF12-A, whose protein sequence is MDGFKGKRTSSRPVMSRKASGLVLHENMNMKKKDDDDHHHNKKSVVPICSRIGCSSRIGSSTKGVLMIDHKAKSTVSSFRSSLNGKETVGSSSSRGMTGFGGTKKALQVTGGRRQLSSLLDMDSSESSSVNNDESPKTEPSLPRGKTKESTVSVLSENTVSGEVVVTEAGSSSRGTGRSIYQRPDLVTREARLGNSGQIGRASVNRNGLRDLKSKSVSDVVPSNSNPTRKSIVFRKKNSDGESSSSNRGNKTEGSVIGGRNSSFPQGNGITISESRRNRNLQSVRDNSVVSSSARRSTGYYGRTGRAGAVATLQTPRPATRADLNPSRSTEVSRSPLNSYSRPISSDGRLRSLMMPGSPSEAGLSRSLMNRDGFRRYNMNGVAEVLLALERIEQDEELTYEQLAVLETNLFLNGMSSFHDQHRDMRLDIDNMSYEELLALEEKMGTVSTALSEEALLKSLKSSIYLPTDESGDICVNKDDDVKCSICQEEYVDGDEVGTLPCQHKYHVSCAQQWLRMKNWCPICKTSAEESQPQPFS, encoded by the exons ATGGATGGATTTAAGGGCAAAAGAACATCATCAAGACCGGTTATGTCCAGGAAAGCAAGTGGTCTTGTTCTTCATGAgaatatgaatatgaagaagaaagatgatgatgatcatcatcataataagaAGAGTGTTGTTCCTATCTGCAGCCGGATTGGTTGTAGTTCCAGGATTGGTTCCTCCACTAAGGGAGTTTTGATGATTGATCACAAAGCTAAATCTACCGTGTCTTCGTTTCGGTCTTCTTTGAATGGGAAGGAAACCGTTGGGAGTAGTTCATCTCGAGGTATGACTGGATTTGGCGGTACGAAAAAGGCACTTCAAGTTACTGGTGGTAGGAGacagctctcttctcttttagaCATGGATTCTTCAGAGAGTAGCAGTGTTAATAATGATGAGTCTCCCAAGACTGAGCCTTCTCTTCCACGTGGAAAGACCAAAGAAAGCACTGTTAGTGTTCTTTCTGAAAATACTGTCTCTGGAGAAGTAGTTGTGACAGAGGCAGGAAGCTCAAGTAGAGGAACTGGTAGAAGCATTTATCAGAGACCTGATTTGGTCACCCGAGAGGCTCGTCTGGGTAACAGTGGCCAAATTGGTAGAGCTAGTGTGAACAGGAATGGGTTGAGAGACTTGAAGAGCAAATCTGTTTCTGATGTTGTTCCATCAAACTCAAATCCGACAAGAAAAAGTATCgtatttagaaagaaaaactcTGATGGAGAGAGCAGTTCTTCAAATAGAGGGAATAAGACGGAAGGATCAGTGATTGGGGGAAGGAATTCAAGTTTTCCTCAGGGTAATGGCATCACCATATCTGAATCTAGGAGGAACAGAAATTTACAAAGTGTTAGGGACAACAGTGTTGTTTCAAGTAGTGCTAGGAGATCAACTGGTTACTATGGTAGAACAGGACGTGCTGGAGCGGTTGCAACTCTACAAACGCCTCGCCCTGCAACACGAGCTGATCTCAATCCTTCTAGATCTACAGAAGTTTCACGTAGTCCATTAAATAGTTACAGTAGGCCAATCAGTAGTGACGGCAGGTTACGTAGCCTGATGATGCCTGGTAGCCCCTCAGAAGCCGGCCTTTCTCGCTCTTTGATGAACCGTGATGGTTTCAGACGGTATAACATGAATGGAGTAGCAGAG GTATTGTTGGCGTTGGAAAGGATTGAACAAGATGAAGAGCTTACATACGAG CAATTGGCTGTTTTAGAGACCAATTTGTTCTTAAATGGTATGAGCAGCTTCCACGATCAGCATAGAGACATGAGGCTTGACATTGATAACATGTCGTATGAG GAACTATTAGCATTGGAGGAGAAGATGGGTACAGTGAGCACTGCTCTAAGCGAGGAAGCGCTACTGAAAAGCCTTAAGTCAAGCATCTATCTTCCAACAGATGAATCCGGCGACATCTGCGtaaacaaagatgatgatgtcAAATGCAGCATTTGCCAG GAAGAGTATGTTGATGGAGATGAAGTAGGGACTCTGCCTTGCCAACATAAGTACCACGTGAGCTGCGCGCAACAATGGCTCCGCATGAAGAATTGGTGTCCTATCTGTAAAACCTCAGCAGAAGAATCTCAGCCACAGCCATTTTCATGA
- the LOC104770958 gene encoding uncharacterized protein PF11_0207, protein MATTSTTTKAKPDNPNLTRSRSLGRKPKPPSSTVSSEDGTDQKPEKPLPNYLKPTISSRPDPVKFLKKNNSSLDDNQKLLRRRSFDRPPSSLTSPSSSSATPRIQKSLNVSPSRPLDRPAVPREKPATALRSASFHGSRNVPRGGSTTAKSPPVVPKKSGLSSGSINSSKSKKEGSENVKVKKESDKEIALDSASLSSAQEDHQEEILKVEGDHVQVVEEIEEPKDEKENKEVQVDQVVQADDSGEEKNESGGSTTVTSPVGKDCTVVIKELEEKFVNEETEVEEKIEETKEEDNKGEDGEEVSNKIDENDTPEKVDIDMKETENVEEAIEEKEEEVKGEEKEEVKEEAKEKVKEEEEVKEEEKGEEKEKVKEEESGEGKKREVVKGKKEFSSAYNDVIASKMQENPRKNKVLALAGAFQTVIDYETAASK, encoded by the coding sequence ATGGCAACGACATCAACCACGACAAAAGCAAAACCGGACAACCCAAACCTAACCAGAAGCAGATCTCTCGGCAGAAAACCAAAGCCACCTTCGTCGACGGTGTCATCAGAGGATGGTACTGATCAGAAACCGGAGAAGCCTTTACCAAACTATCTGAAACCAACAATCAGTTCGAGACCTGATCCAGTCAagttcttgaagaagaacaataGTAGTCTTGATGATAACCAGAAGCTTCTCCGTAGAAGATCCTTTGATCGacctccttcttctttgacttcTCCTTCTAGTTCTTCTGCTACTCCGCGTATCCAAAAATCACTCAACGTATCTCCTTCTCGCCCGCTAGATAGACCAGCGGTTCCTAGAGAGAAGCCTGCCACAGCTCTACGCTCTGCGTCTTTCCATGGAAGCAGAAACGTCCCAAGAGGAGGCAGTACTACTGCGAAATCGCCTCCTGTGGTTCCAAAGAAGAGCGGGTTGAGCAGCGGTAGCATTAATTCTTCCAAGAGCAAAAAGGAAGGTTctgaaaatgttaaagtaaagaaagaatCTGATAAAGAGATTGCCTTGGATTCTGCTTCTCTATCGTCTGCTCAGGAAGATCATCAAGAGGAGATTCTCAAGGTTGAGGGTGATCATGTACAAGTTGTTGAAGAGatagaagaaccaaaagatgaaaaagaaaacaaagaagtgcAGGTAGATCAGGTTGTTCAAGCCGATGACTCCGGTGAAGAGAAGAATGAAAGTGGTGGATCAACAACGGTTACTTCCCCTGTTGGGAAAGATTGCACTGTTGTCATcaaagaattagaagaaaaattTGTTAATGAAGAAACCGAAGTCGAAGAGAAAATAGAggaaactaaagaagaagacaacaaggGTGAAGATGGGGAAGAGGTTAGTAATAAGATTGATGAGAATGATACTCCGGAGAAGGTTGATATTGACATGAAAGAAACTGAAAATGTCGAAGAGGctatagaagaaaaagaagaagaagtgaaaggagaggagaaggaagaggttAAAGAAGAGGCAAAGGAGaaggttaaagaagaagaagaagtgaaagaagaagagaagggagaagagaaggagaaggtgaaagaagaagagtcgGGAGAAGGAAAGAAGAGGGAAGTAGTGAAAGGGAAGAAGGAATTTTCATCAGCTTACAACGATGTAATAGCAAGTAAGATGCAAGAGAACCCGAGGAAGAACAAAGTTTTGGCTCTTGCTGGAGCTTTCCAAACCGTCATTGACTATGAAACTGCTGCATCTAAGTAA
- the LOC109131307 gene encoding LOW QUALITY PROTEIN: uncharacterized protein LOC109131307 (The sequence of the model RefSeq protein was modified relative to this genomic sequence to represent the inferred CDS: deleted 1 base in 1 codon) has translation MDQREETAIEKRNVYIKETNIFGKKIRVFYKMRFDYLCFCKTELKSRNFMGGNGGGGHQSP, from the exons AtggatcaaagagaagaaacagcAATAGAAAAGAGAAACGTGTATATCAAGGAAACAAATATCTTTGgaaagaaaattagggttttctatAAAATGAGATTCGATTACTTATGTTTTTGTAAAACGGAGCTTAAATCTCGCAATTTCATGGGTGGT AATGGTGGTGGAGGCCATCAATCTCCCtaa
- the LOC104770949 gene encoding tRNA (guanine-N(7)-)-methyltransferase-like, with the protein MDGETKPTFSKSTGLPRKRFYRARAHSNPLSDSHFPIPVSPAHEDFSLHFPKFVEADNKISKKVEFADIGCGFGGLLISLATLFPDTLMIGMELRDKVTEYVKERILALRRTSSAEGQYENISVVRTNSMKYIPNYFEKGQLSKMFFLFPDPHFKEKNHRRRVISTHLLDEYAYVLRAGGIIYTITDVEELGEWMKACLEKHPMFESLTQEELDSDPVVELLCSATEEGQKVARNGGQTFRAIFRRVAYVS; encoded by the exons ATGGATGGTGAGACGAAACCAACCTTCAGCAAATCTACAGGGCTACCTAGGAAGCGATTCTACAGAGCAAGAGCTCATAGTAACCCTCTTAGCGATTCTCACTTCCCGATTCCGGTTTCTCCAGCTCATGAGGACTTTTCACTTCACTTCCCTAAATTCGTCGAAGCTGACAACAAAATCTCCAAGAAG GTTGAGTTTGCTGATATTGGATGCGGGTTTGGTGGCCTGCTAATTTCACTCGCGACGCTCTTCCCTGACACGTTAATGATCGGTATGGAGTTGAGAGACAAAGTGACTGAATACGTTAAGGAACGGATCTTAGCCTTGAGGAGAACAAGCTCGGCGGAGGGACAGTATGAGAACATCTCGGTTGTTAGGACAAACTCGATGAAGTACATTCCGAATTACTTTGAGAAAGGACAGCTTTCGAAGATGTTTTTCCTCTTCCCTGATCCACATTTCAAGGAGAAGAATCACAGGAGGAGAGTGATTAGCACTCATTTGCTTGATGAGTATGCTTATGTTCTTAGAGCTGGTGGGATTATTTACACAATCACTGATGTGGAAGAGCTTGGAGAGTGGATGAAGGCTTGCCTTGAGAAACATCCCATGTTTGAATCTCTTACACAAGAGGAGCTTGATTCGGATCCTGTCGTCGAGCTTCTGTGCAGTGCTACCGAGGAAGGACAGAAAGTTGCCAGAAATGGAGGGCAGACTTTCAGAGCAATATTTAGACGCGTTGCatatgtttcttga